The following proteins are co-located in the Apis mellifera strain DH4 linkage group LG11, Amel_HAv3.1, whole genome shotgun sequence genome:
- the LOC409839 gene encoding regulator of nonsense transcripts 1, protein MSVDAYGPSSQTLTFLDTEEADLIGADTQGSEFDFTDFTLPSPSQTQASQHDAAQSQPNQPVQVNGTSGSSSLELKISGAAQSLAELQFEEEEEEAYYNRDLPEHACKYCGIHEASCVVMCNVCRKWFCNGRGNTSGSHIINHLVRAKHKEVTLHRDGPLGETVLECYSCAVRNVFVLGFIPAKADSVVVLLCRQPCAAQSSLKDMNWDQEQWKPLIEDRSFLAWLVKIPSEQEQLRARQISAQQINKLEELWRDNVDATFQDLEKPGVDEEPQQVLLRYEDGYQYQNIFGPLVKLEADYDKRLKESQTQENIEVRWDVGLNKKTIAYFMLAKTDGDMKLMHGDELRLRYLGELHKPWSGIGHVIKIPDNYGEEVGIELKNNSGAPTECVSNFVVDFIWKSTSFDRMQLALRKFAVDDTSVSGYIYHRLLGHEVEEVLFRCHLPKHFSAPNLPDLNRSQVYAVKHAVQRPLSLIQGPPGTGKTVTSATIVYQLVKQNGGPVLVCAPSNTAVDQLTEKIHKSNLKVVRLCAKSREAIDSPVSFLALHNQIKNMETNTELQKLQQLKDETGELSSVDEKRYRLLKKAAEKELLEAADVICCTCVGAGDPRLHRLKFHSILIDESMQATEPECMVPVVLGAKQLILVGDHCQLGPVVMCKKAARAGLSQSLFERLVVLGIRPFRLEVQYRMHPDLSRFPSNFFYEGSLQNGVCADERKLLKIDFPWPAPDKPMFFYVTQGQEEIAGSGTSYLNRTEASNVEKIATRFLRCGVKPEQIGVITPYEGQRAYLVQYMQYQGSLHSKLYQEIEVASVDAFQGREKDIIIMSCVRSNEHQGIGFLNDPRRLNVALTRAKYGIIIVGNPKVLSKQPLWNHLLSFYKEQKVLVEGPLNNLKESMIQFAKPKKLVNAANPGSHFMSTSMYDAREALIPGSVYDRSGTQVNGTQNHNPYYQRNVPLDIFSRTHDTISYISPERAQAAMNNVPVPVGMFMNMAHVPPRFYNQHQQALQARQNQRNRRGTSLSKNKQGPRMGKLSQTEQNTQPYSQPGLPLTQGTTQGMSQPGFSLSQPGLSQAELSQDSFAVGEFQSQMDGLLSQDSTYQGDRSGFYQSGQSQAGGQFSQPY, encoded by the exons ATGAGCGTCGATGCATATGGACCTAGCAGTCAGACCCTTACATTCCTCGACACAGAGGAAGCTGATTTAATCGGTGCAGACACGCAGGGTAGCGAATTTGATTTCACCGATTTTACATTACCCTCACCGAGTCAAACTCAAGCTTCGCAACACGATGCTGCCCAAAGTCAACCTAACCAGCCTGTACAG gTTAATGGAACAAGTGGCAGTTCATCTTTAGAGTTGAAAATTTCTGGAGCAGCACAAAGTCTTGCAGAATTAcaatttgaagaagaagaagaagaagcataCTACAATCGTGATTTACCAGAACATGCATGTAAATATTGTGGTATTCATGAAGCATCTTGTGTTGTTATGTGTAATGTCTGCCGCAAATGGTTTTGTAATGGACGTGGAAATACATCTGGTTCTCATATTATTAACCATCTTGTTCGAGCCAAACATAAGGAAGTTACTTTACAcag agATGGCCCTTTGGGAGAAACTGTTTTGGAATGTTATTCATGTGCTGTTAGGAATGTTTTTGTTCTTGGTTTTATTCCTGCTAAAGCAGATTCTGTTGTTGTATTACTATGCCGCCAACCATGTGCAGCTCAAAGTTCCTTAAAGGATATGAAttg gGATCAAGAACAATGGAAACCATTGATTGAAGATCGTTCTTTTTTAGCTTGGTTAGTAAAAATCCCATCAGAACAGGAACAATTACGTGCCAGACAAATTTCTGCTCAACAAATCAATAAGTTGGAAGAATTATGGCGAGATAATGTCGATGCGACTTTCCAAGATCTTGAAAAACCTGGAGTAGATGAAGAACCGCAACAAGTACTTCTGCGATATGAAGATggatatcaatatcaaaatatttttggtcCACTCGTAAAATTAGAAGCCGATTATGATAAACGTTTAAAAGAATCTCAAACTCAAGAAAATATCGAAGTACGTTGGGATGTTGGACTAAATAAAAAGACAATCGCCTATTTCATGTTAGCCAAAACAGACGGTGATATGAAGTTAATGCATGGAGATGAACTGAGACTTCGCTATTTGGGTGAACTTCATAAACCTTGGTCTGGAATTGGACACGTGATTAAAATTCCTGATAATTATGGAGAAGAAGTCggtatcgaattaaaaaataattctggcGCTCCGACGGAATGTGTTAGTAATTTCGTCGttgattttatttggaaaagtACAAGTTTTGATCG cATGCAATTAGCATTGCGAAAATTTGCTGTGGATGATACTTCTGTATCCGGTTACATATATCACAGATTATTAGGACATGAAGTGGAAGAAGTTCTATTTCGCTGCCATCTTCCTAAACATTTTAGTGCTCCAAATTTGCCAGATTTAAATCGTTCTCAAGTATATGCTGTAAAACATGCTGTACAGAGACCTTTATCTTTGATTCAAGGACCACCTGGAACAGGAAAAACTGTAACTAGCGCTACGATAGTTTATCAACTTGTAAAACAAAACGGTGGTCCTGTTTTGGTATGTGCCCCTTCAAATACAGCTGTGGATCAACTCAcagaaaaaatacataaatctaatttaaaagttgTACGACTCTGTGCAAAATCACGAGAAGCAATCGATTCGCCAGTCAGCTTTCTTGCTCTTCataatcaaatcaaaaatatggAGACAAATACCGAATTGCAAAAATTGCAGCAATTAAAAGATGAAACCGGAGAATTATCTAGCGTTGATGAAAAACGTtacagattattaaaaaaagcagcagaaaaagaattattggaaGCAGCTGATGTAATTTGCTGTACCTGTGTTGGAGCTGGTGATCCTAGGTTACACAGGCTCAAGTTTCATTCGATTCTTATTGATGAGAGTATGCAAGCAACTGAACCTGAATGTATGGTGCCAGTTGTTCTTGGAGCAAAACAATTAATTCTCGTTGGTGATCATTGTCAATTAGGACCAGTAGTTATGTGCAAAAAAGCTGCAAGAGCAGGTTTATCACAATCTCTTTTCGAAAGACTAGTTGTACTTGGAATTAGACCTTTCAGATTGGAAGTACAATATCGTATGCATCCAGATCTTTCTCGATTtccatcaaattttttctatgaaGGTTCTTTGCAAAATGGTGTATGTGCAGATGagagaaaattgttgaaaattgattttccttGGCCTGCACCTGACAAACCtatgtttttttatgttaCTCAAGGTCAAGAAGAAATAGCTGGAAGTGGTACATCGTATTTGAATCGAACGGAAGCATctaatgttgaaaaaatagCAACTAGATTTTTACGTTGTGGTGTAAAGCCTGAACAAATTGGAGTAATAACTCCATATGAAGGTCAACGAGCCTATTTAGTTCAATACATGCAATATCAAGGATCCTTGCACTCGAAACTTTATCAGGAGATCGAGGTTGCCAGTGTAGATGCATTTCAGGgtagagaaaaagatataataattatgtctTGTGTCCGATCGAATGAACATCAAGGTATTGGATTTCTGAATGACCCACGAAGGTTAAACGTAGCTTTAACCCGAGCGAAGTATGGAATCATAATTGTAGGAAATCCAAAAGTATTATCAAAGCAACCATTATGGAATCATTTATTGAGTTTTTATAAAGAACAAAAAGTTCTAGTAGAAGGAcctttaaataatcttaaagaaTCTATGATTCAATTTGCTAAACCAAAGAAACTTGTTAATGCTGCTAATCCAGGTTCTCATTTCATGTCTACGTCAATGTATGACGCAAGAGAAGCTCTTATTCCAGGTTCCGTGTACGATCGATCAGGTACTCAGGTTAATGGAACGCAAAATCATAATCCTTATTATCAAAGAAACGTACCTTTAGATATATTCAGTAGGACCCATGACACCATAAGCTATATTAGTCCAGAGAGGGCTCAAGCAGCGATGAATAATGTACCAGTTCCAGTGGGAATGTTTATGAATATGGCACATGTACCTCCGCGATTTTATAATCAACATCAACAGGCATTACAGGCTAGACAAAATCAACGTAATCGTCGAGGAACatctttatcgaaaaataaacagGGTCCACGAATGGGCAAACTAAGTCAAACGGAACAAAATACTCAACCATATAGTCAGCCAGGTTTACCATTAACTCAAGGTACGACACAGGGAATGTCACAACCAGGTTTCAGTCTTTCTCAGCCCGGCCTTAGTCAAGCAGAGCTTTCTCAGGATTCATTTGCTGTCGGAGAATTTCAATCGCAAATGGATGGTTTATTATCTCAAGACTCAACTTATCAAGGTGATCGAAGTGGTTTTTATCAATCTGGACAGTCACAAGCTGGGGGACAATTCTCCCAGCCATATTGA
- the LOC413259 gene encoding neurogenic protein big brain, with amino-acid sequence MPTETFSRELDAHIVTLLTRISSLKENNTELLEKKVPMSIEARSLELWRAVAVECFATFLFSLIVSGAAASSAVSGSGLSVLATAVASGFAISAICFIFGHISGSHVNPAVSVSFALCRRISFLRAALYIAAQCGGGIAGAAMLYGVTTPSNTQTLTSLGRLGGPIERLLVELTLSVLIVLAHFTSESSKTLPMLISSKPAGVLAAAYTAATLVSSPFLNPARALGPAFVSNRWDNHWVYWVGPLSGSAVAALLHEYVLNSKRSRDPRDIDDGDNSSMRSDEDTYDDLDKPSGPKFSSAYATYRPVAGASSSIYSAPPTALERVESIYGGTKSLYCKSPPLTRANLNRSQSVYAKSSSSGTRDGLMIPKPGPLVPAQSLYPIRIGQTTGSSSGREGQQQNGQNQNSQNHNSTNQNMQNQLQQCTQSIYGIRGISTTLSTRENGIYGVSTGSSIYGRAPAPPPNSQNSQQSGSNVQSSSQNHHQQQQQQQQQQQQQQQHQNGTLSTNSDNAVNSRRPESMYGHVSRRSDDSAYGSYQGSTRGNYGKIPGPPGSTGPSNGSTGPPQYRDQGRPSPAGPLQQNQQNSFQRNSPNPQY; translated from the exons atgcccaCGGAAACATTTTCAAGAGAGCTAGATGCTCATATTGTGACCTTACTTACGAGGATCTCTTCGTTGAAGGAAAATAATACAGAACTCTTGGAGAAGAAAGTGCCTATGTCTATAGAAGCTCGCAGCTTAGAACTTTGGAGAGCAGTGGCTGTCGAGTGTTTCGCTACTTTTCTTTTCAGTCTTATCGTATCTGGCGCAGCTGCGTCTTCCGCGGTTTCTGGAAGCGGACTCTCCGTCTTAGCCACTGCTGTAGCATCCGGCTTTGCAATTTCGGCAATCTGCTTCATTTTTGGTCATATCAGTG GTAGTCATGTGAATCCAGCTGTCTCAGTGTCTTTCGCTTTGTGTCGACGAATCTCTTTCCTACGAGCTGCTCTCTACATTGCTGCACAGTGTGGAGGTGGTATAGCCGGTGCTGCAATGTTGTATGG AGTGACCACACCTTCGAACACGCAGACCTTAACTTCCCTAGGTCGTCTCGGGGGACCTATTGAGAGGCTTCTCGTAGAATTAACGCTTTCGGTATTGATAGTCTTGGCCCATTTCACATCGGAATCCTCAAAAACGTTACCAATGTTAATCTCTTCAAAACCAGCCGGTGTATTAGCCGCGGCTTACACGGCGGCTACTTTAGTTTCA AGCCCGTTTTTAAATCCCGCCCGAGCACTCGGTCCAGCGTTCGTCAGCAACCGTTGGGACAACCATTGGGTTTACTGGGTGGGCCCATTGTCCGGGAGCGCGGTAGCGGCTCTCCTGCACGAATACGTTCTGAATTCGAAACGGTCCAGGGATCCACGGGATATAGACGACGGCGACAATTCATCGATGAGATCTGACGAGGATACTTACGACGATTTGGACAAACCGTCCGGTCCCAAATTCTCTAGCGCGTATGCAACCTATCGGCCAGTTGCCGGAGCATCCTCATCGATCTACAGTGCACCTCCCACTGCCCTGGAACGCGTCGAATCCATTTACGGTGGGACGAAATCGCTGTATTGTAAATCACCTCCCTTGACCAGAGCGAATCTGAATCGTTCGCAAAGCGTGTACGCAAAATCGAGCAGTTCCGGGACACGGGACGGCCTGATGATCCCTAAACCGGGCCCCTTGGTCCCCGCCCAGAGCCTGTATCCGATCAGGATAGGTCAAACGACAGGTTCGAGCTCGGGCAGGGAGGGTCAACAGCAAAATggtcaaaatcaaaattctcaaaatcacAATAGCACGAATCAGAACATGCAAAATCAGTTGCAACAATGCACGCAAAGTATTTATGGGATAAGAGGGATTTCTACAACTCTGAGTACAAGGGAGAATGGTATATATGGTGTATCCACTGGGTCTAGTATATACGGGAGGGCCCCGGCTCCTCCGCCAAATAGTCAAAATTCTCAACAATCGGGATCAAACGTCCAATCTTCTTCTCAAAATCACCatcagcagcaacaacagcaacagcagcagcaacaacaacagcagcaacatCAGAATGGAACATTATCCACCAACTCGGATAACGCCGTGAACTCCAGAAGACCGGAGAGTATGTACGGGCATGTTTCCAGGCGTAGTGATGATTCTGCGTATGGCAGTTATCAAGGCTCGACGCGGGGGAATTATGGCAAGATACCTGGCCCTCCTGGATCAACAGGACCTTCCAACGGATCAACCGGTCCACCTCAGTATCGCGACCAAGGAAGACCTAGTCCAGCTGGGCCATTACAACAAAATCAGCAAAATAGTTTCCAAAGAAATTCGCCAAATCCTCAATACTGA